One Cryptosporidium parvum Iowa II chromosome 5, whole genome shotgun sequence DNA segment encodes these proteins:
- a CDS encoding protein with 4 ankyrin repeats plus a bromodomain., whose protein sequence is MGELVSFESSRLIESIRRDGVQSTLDLIDTLDSSELSKKCSVTNANAIFYAVQRTNDDEALQVCKKILEKCPELDVASTDFSLQTALFFACRDGNVKTAEFLIDNGCNVNHTDRVNQTALFYAARDGRFEAVKLLLDKGAEPNLSDNVGQTALFYAARDGRSQTCMLLLDNGADAGIKDKNRQAAHSYALKSGHKQLANILKNRMASSGGAGMGANAFEGSGNLEKDASLDRVSLCNSIVGEGGIKDSEIRQCYRLQFKGSDGKWYFAPKIKIEEFEEKFPNIAVWSKESPVASLKPNSDPFRASWYKTISECVEELRKQEGAWIFDKPVDEKAWNCSDYYKIITKPMDFSLIRKKLRNGEYELCRETIADIQQIFSNCYLYNKPDSSVSILCKAIEQHFNSLKSSKDIDSILNKEAELFNLKSEVNIKEDTKVE, encoded by the coding sequence ATGGGAGAGTTAGTGAGTTTTGAAAGTAGCCGTCTAATAGAGTCCATTCGACGGGATGGTGTACAGTCAACATTGGATCTGATAGATACATTAGATAGTAGTGAATTATCGAAAAAATGTTCAGTTACGAATGCTAATGCAATATTTTATGCAGTTCAAAGAACAAACGATGATGAAGCACTTCAGGTTTGTAAGAAGATTTTGGAGAAGTGCCCAGAGCTAGATGTTGCATCCACAGATTTTAGCTTACAAACTGCATTGTTTTTTGCTTGCAGGGATGGAAATGTAAAGACAGCTGAATTTTTGATAGATAATGGCTGCAACGTCAATCATACTGATAGAGTAAATCAGACAGCTTTGTTTTATGCAGCTAGGGATGGTAGGTTTGAAGCTGTAAAACTTTTATTGGATAAAGGCGCAGAACCGAATCTTTCTGACAATGTTGGCCAAACTGCTTTATTTTATGCAGCAAGAGATGGGAGATCTCAAACATGTatgttattattagataATGGAGCTGATGCAGGGATTAAGGATAAGAATAGACAAGCAGCACATTCTTATGCATTAAAAAGTGGGCATAAACAATTagcaaatattttaaaaaataggATGGCTAGCTCTGGCGGAGCGGGAATGGGTGCTAATGCATTTGAAGGCTCGGGTAACTTAGAAAAGGATGCCAGCCTTGATAGAGTATCTTTGTGTAATTCTATTGTGGGTGAGGGAGGAATTAAAGATTCTGAAATAAGACAGTGTTATAGATTACAATTTAAGGGGAGTGACGGAAAGTGGTATTTCGctccaaaaataaaaattgaggagtttgaagaaaaatttcCAAACATTGCAGTTTGGTCAAAAGAGTCACCAGTCGCAAGTTTGAAGCCAAATTCTGATCCTTTCAGAGCATCGTGGTATAAAACTATCAGCGAATGTGTTGAAGAGCTCAGAAAACAAGAGGGTGCCTGGATTTTCGATAAGCCTGTTGATGAGAAAGCTTGGAACTGTTCAGATTATTATAAGATTATTACAAAGCCAATGGACTTTAGTCTAATACGCAAGAAACTTAGAAATGGTGAGTACGAACTTTGTAGGGAAACAATAGCAGATATACAgcaaatattttctaattgtTATCTTTACAATAAGCCAGATTCAAGTGTTTCAATTCTTTGTAAGGCGATCGAACAACATTTCAATAGTTTGAAATCTAGTAAAGATATTGATTCGATTCTTAATAAAGAAGCTGAgctatttaatttaaagagCGAAGTGAATATAAAGGAAGATACCAAAGTAGAATGA
- a CDS encoding thioredoxin domain containing protein (having a signal peptide) → MIICLGPFCIPVWNIFLFLFALIGPIINFLKRIFLGKKSNIKNRGELTIGNHEKILEEKDLAEIGIESHLFRESYEKILKLVESRNVLELENINDWEICKLLGKNLELPILVDYYADWCNPCKKISTTFKKLCKEYNGIFIKIDYETHTNFCYDMGVFSLPTFHFWILDNNSYILVDKLERSDSKELENLLVKNKFKIIK, encoded by the coding sequence atgataatatgtTTGGGACCATTTTGTATTCCAGTATGGAATATTTTTCTGTTTCTATTTGCTCTGATCGGtccaataattaattttttgaagagGATATTTCTCGGAAAAAAgtcaaatataaaaaataggGGTGAGCTAACTATTGGTAATCATGAGAAAATCTTAGAAGAGAAAGATTTAGCTGAAATCGGTATAGAATCGCACCTTTTTAGGGAAAGTTACGAgaaaatcttgaaattagTAGAATCACGAAATGTTTTGgaacttgaaaatattaatgattggGAAATATGTAAGCTTTTAGGAAAGAATTTGGAGCTTCCCATTCTGGTAGATTACTATGCAGATTGGTGTAACCCATGCAAAAAGATCTCCACCACTTTTAAGAAACTATGTAAAGAATATAATggtatatttataaaaattgaCTACGAAACTCATACCAATTTTTGCTATGATATGGGCGTTTTCAGCCTTCCAACTTTTCACTTTTGGATACTGGACAACAACTCCTATATTCTAGTAGACAAATTGGAAAGATCAGATTCTAAAGAATTAGAGAACCTCTTggtaaaaaataaattcaaaattataaaataa
- a CDS encoding actin-like protein has protein sequence MKTIIFEPGRTICKGGNSENLLPTVEVPSVCFLKNFEKEGNENKLSELNNLQETNKNIRNLKSNILSKDELKRIVLVGNEAIKSLESTNGNLIYPLHRNLVMSDWLLCELIWEQVLLELGVKTKIEKFKNKKLSSESGSESENQVLMVILPSTGGILIKEKVNEWLKENYDFNQVTFIPAYLLTLYSYGKETGIVVDIGSFWTNITPVIEGVSDDNYSLSIPIGGRSLEEYMKILLSRRGLKFSGKKDTKFIEETKDDLLVRNILSENCFVSTDEKNTREIISYTTSYLELIRVNSKLNNSKSIFLEEERFQVTENVFFKPYKIGIESPSICEAILKVINKCPLDTRTLLMENIFLTGRSSLFIGLPQRIQVNLTQLFLDSKLRGDTNRLNKYKFYVNDDPMRDVSTFKGANIYLQLI, from the coding sequence atgaaaacaataatttttgaaccAGGGAGAACCATTTGTAAAGGAGGGAATAGTGAAAACTTATTGCCAACTGTTGAAGTTCCATCAGTTTGTTTCctaaaaaattttgaaaaagaaggcaatgaaaataaactttCAGAGCTTAATAATTTACaagaaacaaataaaaatatccGCAATTTAAAGAGTAATATTTTGTCAaaagatgaattaaaaagaattgtTCTAGTTGGAAATGAAGCAATTAAGAGCTTGGAATCAACAAATGggaatttaatatatccTCTTCATAGAAATTTAGTAATGAGCGATTGGTTACTCTGTGAGTTAATTTGGGAGCAGGTATTACTGGAATTAGGAGTAAAGactaaaattgaaaaatttaaaaataaaaagttaTCATCTGAATCTGGATCTGAATCTGAAAATCAAGTATTAATGGTTATATTGCCTTCTACAGGAGGAATTCTCATCAAAGAGAAAGTTAATGAATGGctcaaagaaaattatgATTTTAATCAAGTAACTTTTATTCCAGCATATTTACTAACTTTATATTCATATGGTAAAGAAACTGGAATAGTTGTTGATATTGGATCATTTTGGACTAATATTACTCCAGTAATTGAAGGAGTTTCTGATGataattattctttaagCATTCCAATTGGAGGAAGAAGTTTGGAGGAATATATGAAAATCTTATTATCTAGAAGAGGATTAAAATTCTCTGGAAAAAAAGATACCAAATTTATTGAGGAAACAAAAGATGACTTGCTAGttagaaatatattaagcGAAAATTGTTTTGTTTCTAcagatgaaaaaaatactagagaaattatttcataCACAACTTCATATTTGGAACTTATAAGAGTTAActcaaaattaaataatagtaaatcTATCTTCTTAGAAGAGGAAAGATTTCAAGTTACTGAAAATGTTTTCTTCAAACCATATAAAATTGGAATTGAATCCCCATCCATTTGTGAAGCTATACttaaagtaataaataaatgcCCATTAGATACTAGAACCCTTTTAatggaaaatattttcttaacAGGAAGgtcatcattatttattgggCTGCCTCAAAGAATCCAAGTTAATCTAACACAACTATTCTTAGACAGCAAGTTAAGAGGAGATACTAATCGATTAAATAAGTACAAATTCTACGTAAATGATGATCCTATGAGAGATGTTTCAACTTTTAAAGGTgctaatatttatttgcaGTTAATTTAA
- a CDS encoding hypothetical protein (transcripts identified by EST): MIFGNKLFFSSSTLKKVSKTINLTYKNSIFIPISSFCSSRLLFNSSSTFNQYFSPFRNDNSFKNLNYCLSGSQRLCPYYYHSLKNQFSKINISDLDKKFRLLDGFGKMKNLWNKYGYTSIFTYFTIYLATFISFWILAINNIINAAKLIKLISVLRLDNHINSSKIEQRMETPFGKLFIAWISTKIVEPFRLFSTITLTPYIYKILKR; encoded by the coding sequence ATGATATTTGgcaataaattattttttagtTCATCAACATTGAAAAAAGTATCAAAGACAATAAATTTAACTTacaaaaattcaatatttattccaaTTTCTTCCTTTTGTAGTTCTAGACTCTTATTTAACAGTTCAAGTACCtttaatcaatatttttctccTTTCAGAAATGATAATTCCttcaagaatttaaattattgtttATCTGGAAGTCAAAGACTTTGCCCATATTATTATCACAGTCTGAAAAACCAATTTAgcaaaattaatatcagTGATTTGGATAAAAAGTTTAGGCTATTAGACGGATTTGgaaaaatgaagaatttgtgGAATAAGTACGGATATACCAGTATATTCACATATTTTACAATATATTTAGCAAcatttatttcattctGGATTTTagcaattaataatattataaatgcagcaaaattgataaaattgATTTCAGTATTAAGGTTAGATAATCACAttaattcttctaaaaTTGAACAAAGAATGGAAACTCCATTTGGTAAACTATTTATAGCTTGGATATCAACAAAAATTGTTGAACCATTTAGATTATTTTCTACTATTACACTCACTCCATATATTTATAAGATACTTAAAAGgtaa
- a CDS encoding hypothetical protein (two conserved domains: 1. cd00635, YBL036c_PLPDEIII, PLP dependent enzymes class III (PLPDE_III). These proteins are classified as PyridoxaL 5'-phosphate Dependent Enzymes class III; 2. COG0325, Predicted enzyme with a TIM-barrel fold), with translation GENILFKMSENEVIDNYMKIKNQIKELCSGFESFPELLVVSKYQSEENIKLLHEKTDQKIFGENYVQELMEKSRNLPKSIKWHFIGHLQSNKVKTLLSIDNLEVIETVDSIKLAQVLNKECQLQGRSVLKVMIQVKTSNEVNKSGAQISEAINIFEYIISECRNLKFQGLMTMGDSDVNLTSECFNKMVNLRNIINEKISKNGNYDQSIECRLSMGTTRDMEIAIKNHTNEVRIGSAIFGDKKKG, from the coding sequence GgggaaaatattttatttaaaatgtCAGAAAATGAAGTTATTGATAACTATATGAAAATTAAGAACCAAATTAAAGAGCTTTGCTCAGGTTTTGAAAGTTTTCCCGAACTATTGGTTGTAAGTAAGTACCAGAGTGAGGAGAATATCAAGTTACTGCATGAAAAAACCGACCAAAAGATATTTGGAGAAAATTATGTACAGGAGTTGATGGAAAAATCTAGGAATTTACccaaatcaattaaatgGCATTTTATAGGTCACTTGCAAAGtaataaagttaaaacTTTATTATCTATTGACAACTTGGAAGTTATAGAAACAGTTGATTCAATAAAACTTGCGCAAGtgttaaataaagaatgtCAGTTACAAGGAAGATCAGTTTTGAAAGTAATGATACAGGTAAAGACTTCAAATGAAGTCAACAAATCAGGAGCTCAAATTTCTGAAgctataaatatttttgaatatataatttctgAGTGTAGGAATCTCAAATTTCAAGGTTTAATGACAATGGGAGATTCAGATGTTAACCTTACTAGTGAATGTTTTAATAAGATGGtaaatttgagaaatattatcaatgaAAAGATTTCAAAGAATGGCAACTATGATCAGTCTATTGAATGTAGGCTCAGTATGGGAACTACAAGAGATATGGAAATAGCAATAAAAAATCATACGAATGAAGTAAGAATTGGAAGTGCAATTTTTGGAGATAAAAAGAAAGGTTAA
- a CDS encoding hypothetical protein (conserved in plasmodium) → LKYRTQPPEMLSNENNIKTKSKISNMFKKPIDSNIEIQTSSNDSELKNTFESKIYHQIKTWKDNKISNKDLEDLDGKYLVCNLEFDEKKNIEFDSKEQINRRMKGSILNPLMFSFSDTETPKFELKELPGNDLNNIIQDNVKKSQLKQISHVNLKVKLSIENLLKLNEILRINLESETPTVVSSSETQLELDQSALDELFCDQHDGNSSKIDFIEKLADQIVSSIKSLIMGEALLGADNARQILVFELKSLQKLFIEDKKEEISKSIESLILQTSSDDDIQMLIFKIDQIRSALKHFNLSNRFQDFNFGYNNSSNEIEDGERTLQTNQANNFFAKHKLLKFNKWCKQLNASSENTGSNVASGESNSNNHRLAHHHDGHSHHHHILSHYKHHQHRNISNSNEKNRDIVKREEDFDSPHAENCVQLFSPDNYDGWNTEHSKGVSLSYKIDSSSNGHLSINVVIKSDINCKLLNLLTILNEVELSNMWVPYISYSKCFYNFSRVSKLVQQVYDLPWPIGQRENIMFCFGVDTLKEHDCIMISCGDPQTSNNKFFGANIPDPPPKVPREKCSYLLFILTPSENDKDLTTLEMFSSFSVTKYVPIKLTSFLIKRMTRKMYTDITTLASNINGSPYETAYNNNLQLYSWLDMKLSQYESKQRKNDKDFI, encoded by the coding sequence CTTAAATATCGTACTCAACCTCCGGAAATGCTAAGCAATgagaataatataaaaacaaaatcaaaaatctCCAATATGTTCAAAAAACCAATTGATTCTAATATAGAAATCCAAACATCTTCAAATGATTctgaattgaaaaatactTTTGAAAGTAAAATATATCATCAGATTAAAACATGgaaagataataaaatatctaATAAGGACTTAGAAGATTTGGATGGTAAGTACTTGGTATGCAATCTTGAGTTTGAtgagaagaaaaatattgaatttgataGTAAAGAACAAATCAATAGAAGAATGAAAGGAAGTATATTAAATCCACTGATGTTTAGCTTTTCAGATACAGAAACTCCAAAATTTGAACTTAAAGAACTTCCTGGTAAtgatttgaataatataattcaagATAATGTCAAAAAATCTCAACTAAAACAAATCAGTCATGTGAATTTAAAGGTAAAACTTTCAATAGAAAATCTactaaaattaaatgaaatacTCAGAATAAATCTAGAAAGCGAAACACCAACTGTTGTATCATCTTCTGAAACTCAGCTTGAATTGGATCAAAGTGCTTTGGATGAATTGTTTTGCGATCAACATGATGgtaattcttcaaaaattgaCTTTATTGAAAAGTTGGCAGACCAAATTGTATCTAGTATTAAAAGCCTAATAATGGGAGAAGCTTTATTAGGAGCTGATAATGCAAGACAAATACTTGTCTTCGAGTTGAAATCGCTTCAGAAATTGtttattgaagataaaaaagaagagattTCTAAATCTattgaatctttaatattgcAAACTAGTTCTGATGACGATATTCAGATGTTAATTTTTAAGATAGACCAAATCCGCTCTGCATTGAAACATTTTAACCTTTCAAATAGGTTTCAGGATTTTAATTTCGGATATAACAACTCATCCAATGAAATAGAAGATGGAGAACGGACACTACAAACCAATCAAgcaaataacttttttgcAAAGCATAAACTTCTAAAGTTTAATAAATGGTGCAAGCAATTGAATGCTTCATCAGAGAATACTGGAAGCAACGTTGCAAGTGGTGAAAGCAATTCAAACAATCATCGTCTCGCTCATCATCATGATGGGCATTCTCATCACCATCATATTCTTTCACACTATAAGCATCACCAGCATCGcaatattagtaatagcaatgaaaaaaatagagACATTGTAAAAAGAGAAGAAGATTTTGATTCTCCTCATGCGGAAAATTGTGTCCAACTGTTTTCTCCTGACAATTATGATGGCTGGAATACAGAACATTCAAAAGGTGTTTCATTATCATACAAAATAGACTCATCATCAAATGGGCATTTGTCTATAAATGTAGTAATAAAGAGTGATATTAATTGTAAATTACTGAACTTACTTACAATATTGAATGAAGTTGAACTTTCAAATATGTGGGTACCATATATCTCTTATTCAAAATGCTTTTACAACTTTAGTCGTGTAAGCAAGTTGGTACAACAAGTATATGATCTTCCATGGCCAATAGGACAAAGAGAAAATATCATGTTCTGCTTTGGAGTAGATACATTAAAAGAACATGACTGCATTATGATTTCATGTGGGGATCCTCaaacttcaaataataaattctttggAGCCAATATTCCCGATCCACCTCCAAAAGTACCAAGAGAGAAATGCAGTTATCTTCTGTTTATTCTAACTCCTTCAGAGAATGACAAGGACCTCACTACTCTGGAAATGTTTTCTAGTTTCTCTGTGACAAAGTATGTTCCGATTAAACTTACATCATTTTTGATTAAAAGAATGACTAGGAAAATGTATACTGATATTACAACCTTAGCTTCGAATATTAATGGCTCCCCTTATGAGACTgcatataataataacttacAACTCTATTCGTGGCTAGATATGAAGCTATCACAATATGAATCGAagcaaagaaaaaatgacaAAGATTTCATATAG
- a CDS encoding articulin family protein, with product ERVVEKPKVINEEEIVEIETIEYREKLVEVPEIIYKENIIKVPKIEIQERIIEVPKINEEEKIVYVPEVRYVEKFVEKKERVLKEKTVFVPRVEVQERIVEVPKIVIEEKIVEVPQIQYKEVIMEKILEIPQIQEEIVWKDVVVPNIQPRYIETEKIVEIPVVQTIEKLVHASVPQYKMIKQDINVPIVDIKTVPKDCVLEKLKYVPVPVDRYQEVQVPKYVLKTVEVPVPVPIEKIVEEEVPVPISVEKVVHVPKIIQRHVPRTFNVPIPVYSDALIESRVGLMPYNTFLSINHESAEESSQQLTPPNNISHIQQNIQARSSYGTGVEVSSSISLFKSPEREAEDRDYLN from the coding sequence GAGAGAGTTGTGGAAAAGCCTAAGgttattaatgaagaagaaattgttGAAATAGAAACAATAGAGTACCGAGAAAAGTTGGTCGAAGTCCCAGAGATTATTTACAAAGAAAACATTATAAAAGttccaaaaattgaaatacaGGAAAGAATTATAGAAGTTcctaaaattaatgaagaagagaaaataGTTTATGTACCAGAAGTGAGATATGTGGAAAAATTTGtggaaaagaaagaaagagtattaaaggaaaaaacAGTTTTTGTTCCAAGAGTTGAAGTTCAAGAGAGAATCGTAGAGGTGCCTAAAATAGTAATCGAAGAGAAAATTGTTGAAGTTCCACAAATTCAGTACAAAGAAGTTATTATGGAAAAGATCTTAGAAATACCACAAATACAAGAAGAAATTGTGTGGAAAGATGTGGTTGTTCCAAACATTCAGCCAAGATATATTGAAACTGAAAAAATCGTAGAAATTCCTGTTGTACAAACAATAGAAAAGTTGGTACATGCGTCAGTTCCTCAGtataaaatgattaaaCAAGATATCAATGTCCCAATCGTAGATATTAAAACAGTTCCAAAAGATTGTGTATTagaaaaattgaaatatgtGCCTGTTCCTGTTGATAGATATCAAGAAGTACAGGTGCCAAAATATGTACTTAAAACTGTTGAAGTTCCTGTTCCTGTTccaattgaaaaaattgttGAAGAAGAAGTACCGGTACCAATATCTGTAGAAAAAGTTGTACATGTGccaaaaataatacagAGGCATGTACCGCGTACATTTAATGTTCCAATACCTGTATATTCAGATGCATTGATAGAATCAAGGGTAGGACTAATGCCATATAATACATTTTTATCTATTAATCATGAATCAGCAGAAGAATCATCTCAGCAATTAACACCaccaaataatattagtcATATTCAACAAAATATACAGGCTAGAAGTAGTTATGGAACTGGAGTCGAAGTTAGTTCTAGCATCTCATTATTCAAATCCCCGGAAAGAGAAGCAGAAGATAGAGATTACTTAAATTAG
- a CDS encoding hypothetical protein (a neighboring region contains significant homology suggestive of an exon. Experimental evidence is needed to validate the annotation.), with protein MYGQTNCWILPTGEYDLILAFDSPICKSSETTDGVLRKVYDSKEEALADCNTVFICSKKSAYNMAYQGIVPLVSEKSIPTGKSVNSLPEVISFSTISGEKLIGTPLMPPNAYYSKIYTLPMFSISMDKGTGVVSSVPSDSPDDYAAWNDIKSKVGIREKYNIQEDWLLDLVPIIDTPELGTLAGEAVYLKYKIQSQNDSAKLKQAKEEVYKKGFYDGVMISGDFKGMKVSEIKDQAKQKLIDDKNALVYLEPENTVISRTGESCIIALCKQWYIEYGEEKWRKDVYDWVNDEKSFETFYPQVRTSFLEVINWLREWACSRSYGLGTYLPWDTENNQKVLIESLSDSTIYMAYYTICHFFHSDFEGRSKGLMDIPIEYVNDDLFNYVFCLTDEPSEDLIKNIGRGQLDRMRNEFSYFYPLDCRVSGKDLIFNHLTMCLYNHAAIWEDRKDLWPRSFYCNGHVMIDSMKMSKSTGNWITLEDGINEYSADACRIALADAGDTIDDANFCRDIANSAIMRLYSIIQSAQFYVENKDKLRCGSQEMSNSELQTFLKENPNALNALNQADQIFTSEVIRLANEAYNSYKNFAYRDALKYALFEFQLRRDQYRLLCDSNDLFLNTNVLKLFIGKFISL; from the coding sequence ATGTATGGCCAAACTAACTGTTGGATATTACCCACTGGGGAATACGATTTAATTTTAGCATTTGACTCTCCAATTTGCAAATCATCAGAAACTACTGATGGTGTTTTGAGGAAAGTTTATGATAGCAAAGAAGAAGCACTTGCTGATTGTAACACAGTATTTATATGTTCTAAGAAAAGCGCTTATAATATGGCATATCAAGGAATAGTACCACTTGTTAGTGAAAAATCAATACCCACAGGTAAAAGTGTTAATTCATTACCTGAGGTTATCTCTTTTTCAACAATTAGTGGAGAAAAACTAATTGGAACTCCATTAATGCCTCCTAATGCATACTATTCTAAGATTTATACCTTACCAAtgttttcaatttcaatgGATAAAGGTACTGGAGTAGTTTCATCAGTACCTTCCGATTCTCCAGATGATTATGCTGCTTGGAATGATATTAAATCGAAAGTAGGAATTagagaaaaatataatattcaagaagATTGGTTATTAGATTTGGTTCCAATTATTGATACTCCAGAACTTGGAACTTTGGCTGGAGAGGCtgtatatttaaaatataagaTTCAAAGTCAAAATGATTCAGCTAAATTAAAACAAGCTAAGGAAGAGGTTTACAAAAAAGGCTTTTACGACGGAGTAATGATATCAGGTGACTTTAAGGGTATGAAAGTTTCGGAGATTAAGGACCAAGctaaacaaaaattaatagatGATAAAAATGCTCTCGTTTATTTGGAGCCTGAAAATACCGTAATTAGTAGAACAGGAGAATCTTGCATTATTGCTTTATGTAAACAATGGTATATTGAATATGGAGAAGAAAAATGGAGAAAAGATGTTTATGACTGGgttaatgatgaaaaatCATTTGAAACATTCTATCCACAAGTAAGAACTTCATTCTTGGAAGTTATTAATTGGTTAAGAGAGTGGGCATGCTCTAGATCTTATGGTTTAGGGACTTATCTTCCATGGGATACTGAAAATAACCAAAAGGTATTAATTGAGTCTTTATCCGATTCTACAATTTATATGGCTTATTATACAATTTGCCATTTCTTCCATTCTGACTTTGAAGGCAGATCAAAGGGATTGATGGATATTCCTATTGAATATGTTAATGATGATCTTTTTAACTATGTCTTTTGTTTAACAGATGAGCCATCTGAAGATTTAATTAAGAATATTGGTAGAGGACAACTTGATAGAATGAGAAATGAGTTTTCATATTTCTATCCTCTGGATTGTAGAGTTTCAGgaaaagatttaatatttaaccATCTAACAATGTGTTTATATAATCATGCTGCTATTTGGGAGGATAGGAAAGATTTATGGCCAAGAAGTTTCTATTGTAATGGTCATGTTATGATCGATTCCATGAAAATGAGTAAATCCACTGGAAATTGGATTACACTAGAGGAtggaattaatgaatattctGCAGATGCTTGTAGAATTGCTTTAGCTGATGCCGGCGATACTATTGATGATGCAAACTTCTGCCGAGATATTGCTAATTCTGCTATTATGAGACTTTACTCTATAATTCAATCTGCTCAATTTTATGTTGAGAATAAAGATAAACTGAGATGTGGATCTCAGGAAATGTCCAATTCTGAATTGCAAACTTTCCTTAAAGAAAATCCAAACGCTTTAAATGCTTTAAATCAGGCTgatcaaatatttacaagTGAAGTTATTCGTCTTGCTAATGAAGCTTATAATTCATATAAGAATTTTGCATATAGAGATGCATTAAAGTATGCTTTGTTTGAATTTCAACTTAGAAGAGATCAATATCGTCTATTATGTGACTCTAATGATCTTTTCTTAAATACCAATgtattaaagttatttatAGGTAagtttatttcattatga